Proteins encoded by one window of Vigna radiata var. radiata cultivar VC1973A chromosome 5, Vradiata_ver6, whole genome shotgun sequence:
- the LOC106761067 gene encoding protein RICE SALT SENSITIVE 3 isoform X2, whose amino-acid sequence MVGSGASDRSKEAVGMMALHEALKRVCLNSDWTYSVFWTIRPRPRVRGGNGCKVGDDNGSLMLMWEDGFCRGSVDGEDPVRKAFSKMSIQLYNYGEGLMGKVASDKCHKWVFKEPTECEPNISNYWQSSFDALPPEWTDQFESGIQIPEDLHFVLRMRHTFESLGYQSGFYLSQLFSSTRNTSSSTSVPSKPSSIPVRPPPLFNWGQRPLTSATSMLSSPNFQQHAARLGFPKDEANMFLIPHASSESARVEDMMGEHENDIKWPNGLSFFNALTGRTDDAKLLFNPDTLGNKPGDQTQHHPLTQNPNSDGSNMQNANATNPNEFLSLDNNQDDARKMDKFKRSFTLPARVASSSSSTSMDHHQTQGVQFRNSEGAMYPDVMETFLE is encoded by the exons atggtGGGCTCAGGAGCATCAGATAGGAGCAAAGAAGCTGTTGGGATGATGGCCCTTCACGAGGCCCTCAAAAGGGTGTGTCTCAACTCAGACTGGACTTACTCTGTCTTCTGGACCATTCGTCCTCGCCC GAGAGTTCGAGGTGGTAATGGCTGCAAGGTTGGAGATGACAACGGTAGCTT GATGTTGATGTGGGAAGATGGTTTCTGCCGAGGAAGTGTTGATGGAGAGGATCCTGTGAGAAAGGCCTTCAGCAAAATGTCCATTCAGTTGTATAATTATGGAGAAGG GTTGATGGGGAAAGTTGCATCTGATAAGTGCCACAAGTGGGTCTTTAAAGAGCCTACAGAATGTGAACCGAATATCTCCAACTATTGGCAGAGTTCATTTGATGCT CTTCCTCCTGAGTGGACAGACCAGTTTGAGTCAGGCATTCAG ATTCCTGAAGACCTTCATTTTGTGCTTAGAATGAGACACACTTTTGAATCCCTTGGCTACCAATCTGGTTTCTACCTCTCCCAACTCTTTTCTTCAACAAGGAACACTTCCTCTTCTACTTCTGTTCCTTCAAAACCATCTAGCATTCCAGTTAGGCCACCTCCACTCTTCAACTGGGGTCAGAGGCCACTCACTTCTGCCACTTCCATGCTATCTTCACCTAATTTTCAACAACATGCAGCTAGACTTGGGTTCCCTAAAGATGAGGCAAACATGTTTCTGATTCCTCATGCATCATCTGAGAGTGCAAGAGTGGAGGACATGATGGGGGAGCATGAAAACGACATAAAATGGCCCAATGGCTTGTCTTTCTTCAATGCTCTCACCGGAAGAACAGATGATGCTAAGCTGTTGTTCAACCCTGATACATTGGGGAACAAACCAGGTGATCAAACTCAGCATCACCCTCTTACTCAAAATCCCAATTCAGATGGCTCCAACATGCAGAATGCTAATGCAACCAACCCAAATGAGTTCTTGAGCTTGGATAACAACCAAGATGATGCAAGGAAAATGGACAAGTTCAAGAGAAGCTTCACTCTACCTGCAAGAGTAGcctcatcatcttcatccactTCAATGGATCACCATCAAACACAAGGTGTGCAGTTTAGGAATTCAGAAGGAGCTATGTACCCGGATGTCATGGAAACCTTTTTGGAGTGA
- the LOC106761067 gene encoding protein RICE SALT SENSITIVE 3 isoform X1: MVGSGASDRSKEAVGMMALHEALKRVCLNSDWTYSVFWTIRPRPRVRGGNGCKVGDDNGSLMLMWEDGFCRGSVDGEDPVRKAFSKMSIQLYNYGEGLMGKVASDKCHKWVFKEPTECEPNISNYWQSSFDALPPEWTDQFESGIQTIAVIQAGHGLLQLGSCKIIPEDLHFVLRMRHTFESLGYQSGFYLSQLFSSTRNTSSSTSVPSKPSSIPVRPPPLFNWGQRPLTSATSMLSSPNFQQHAARLGFPKDEANMFLIPHASSESARVEDMMGEHENDIKWPNGLSFFNALTGRTDDAKLLFNPDTLGNKPGDQTQHHPLTQNPNSDGSNMQNANATNPNEFLSLDNNQDDARKMDKFKRSFTLPARVASSSSSTSMDHHQTQGVQFRNSEGAMYPDVMETFLE; the protein is encoded by the exons atggtGGGCTCAGGAGCATCAGATAGGAGCAAAGAAGCTGTTGGGATGATGGCCCTTCACGAGGCCCTCAAAAGGGTGTGTCTCAACTCAGACTGGACTTACTCTGTCTTCTGGACCATTCGTCCTCGCCC GAGAGTTCGAGGTGGTAATGGCTGCAAGGTTGGAGATGACAACGGTAGCTT GATGTTGATGTGGGAAGATGGTTTCTGCCGAGGAAGTGTTGATGGAGAGGATCCTGTGAGAAAGGCCTTCAGCAAAATGTCCATTCAGTTGTATAATTATGGAGAAGG GTTGATGGGGAAAGTTGCATCTGATAAGTGCCACAAGTGGGTCTTTAAAGAGCCTACAGAATGTGAACCGAATATCTCCAACTATTGGCAGAGTTCATTTGATGCT CTTCCTCCTGAGTGGACAGACCAGTTTGAGTCAGGCATTCAG ACCATAGCTGTAATTCAAGCTGGGCATGGCCTTCTCCAACTTGGTTCTTGCAAGATT ATTCCTGAAGACCTTCATTTTGTGCTTAGAATGAGACACACTTTTGAATCCCTTGGCTACCAATCTGGTTTCTACCTCTCCCAACTCTTTTCTTCAACAAGGAACACTTCCTCTTCTACTTCTGTTCCTTCAAAACCATCTAGCATTCCAGTTAGGCCACCTCCACTCTTCAACTGGGGTCAGAGGCCACTCACTTCTGCCACTTCCATGCTATCTTCACCTAATTTTCAACAACATGCAGCTAGACTTGGGTTCCCTAAAGATGAGGCAAACATGTTTCTGATTCCTCATGCATCATCTGAGAGTGCAAGAGTGGAGGACATGATGGGGGAGCATGAAAACGACATAAAATGGCCCAATGGCTTGTCTTTCTTCAATGCTCTCACCGGAAGAACAGATGATGCTAAGCTGTTGTTCAACCCTGATACATTGGGGAACAAACCAGGTGATCAAACTCAGCATCACCCTCTTACTCAAAATCCCAATTCAGATGGCTCCAACATGCAGAATGCTAATGCAACCAACCCAAATGAGTTCTTGAGCTTGGATAACAACCAAGATGATGCAAGGAAAATGGACAAGTTCAAGAGAAGCTTCACTCTACCTGCAAGAGTAGcctcatcatcttcatccactTCAATGGATCACCATCAAACACAAGGTGTGCAGTTTAGGAATTCAGAAGGAGCTATGTACCCGGATGTCATGGAAACCTTTTTGGAGTGA
- the LOC106761067 gene encoding protein RICE SALT SENSITIVE 3 isoform X3 has protein sequence MLMWEDGFCRGSVDGEDPVRKAFSKMSIQLYNYGEGLMGKVASDKCHKWVFKEPTECEPNISNYWQSSFDALPPEWTDQFESGIQTIAVIQAGHGLLQLGSCKIIPEDLHFVLRMRHTFESLGYQSGFYLSQLFSSTRNTSSSTSVPSKPSSIPVRPPPLFNWGQRPLTSATSMLSSPNFQQHAARLGFPKDEANMFLIPHASSESARVEDMMGEHENDIKWPNGLSFFNALTGRTDDAKLLFNPDTLGNKPGDQTQHHPLTQNPNSDGSNMQNANATNPNEFLSLDNNQDDARKMDKFKRSFTLPARVASSSSSTSMDHHQTQGVQFRNSEGAMYPDVMETFLE, from the exons ATGTTGATGTGGGAAGATGGTTTCTGCCGAGGAAGTGTTGATGGAGAGGATCCTGTGAGAAAGGCCTTCAGCAAAATGTCCATTCAGTTGTATAATTATGGAGAAGG GTTGATGGGGAAAGTTGCATCTGATAAGTGCCACAAGTGGGTCTTTAAAGAGCCTACAGAATGTGAACCGAATATCTCCAACTATTGGCAGAGTTCATTTGATGCT CTTCCTCCTGAGTGGACAGACCAGTTTGAGTCAGGCATTCAG ACCATAGCTGTAATTCAAGCTGGGCATGGCCTTCTCCAACTTGGTTCTTGCAAGATT ATTCCTGAAGACCTTCATTTTGTGCTTAGAATGAGACACACTTTTGAATCCCTTGGCTACCAATCTGGTTTCTACCTCTCCCAACTCTTTTCTTCAACAAGGAACACTTCCTCTTCTACTTCTGTTCCTTCAAAACCATCTAGCATTCCAGTTAGGCCACCTCCACTCTTCAACTGGGGTCAGAGGCCACTCACTTCTGCCACTTCCATGCTATCTTCACCTAATTTTCAACAACATGCAGCTAGACTTGGGTTCCCTAAAGATGAGGCAAACATGTTTCTGATTCCTCATGCATCATCTGAGAGTGCAAGAGTGGAGGACATGATGGGGGAGCATGAAAACGACATAAAATGGCCCAATGGCTTGTCTTTCTTCAATGCTCTCACCGGAAGAACAGATGATGCTAAGCTGTTGTTCAACCCTGATACATTGGGGAACAAACCAGGTGATCAAACTCAGCATCACCCTCTTACTCAAAATCCCAATTCAGATGGCTCCAACATGCAGAATGCTAATGCAACCAACCCAAATGAGTTCTTGAGCTTGGATAACAACCAAGATGATGCAAGGAAAATGGACAAGTTCAAGAGAAGCTTCACTCTACCTGCAAGAGTAGcctcatcatcttcatccactTCAATGGATCACCATCAAACACAAGGTGTGCAGTTTAGGAATTCAGAAGGAGCTATGTACCCGGATGTCATGGAAACCTTTTTGGAGTGA
- the LOC106761067 gene encoding protein RICE SALT SENSITIVE 3 isoform X4, with translation MGKVASDKCHKWVFKEPTECEPNISNYWQSSFDALPPEWTDQFESGIQTIAVIQAGHGLLQLGSCKIIPEDLHFVLRMRHTFESLGYQSGFYLSQLFSSTRNTSSSTSVPSKPSSIPVRPPPLFNWGQRPLTSATSMLSSPNFQQHAARLGFPKDEANMFLIPHASSESARVEDMMGEHENDIKWPNGLSFFNALTGRTDDAKLLFNPDTLGNKPGDQTQHHPLTQNPNSDGSNMQNANATNPNEFLSLDNNQDDARKMDKFKRSFTLPARVASSSSSTSMDHHQTQGVQFRNSEGAMYPDVMETFLE, from the exons ATGGGGAAAGTTGCATCTGATAAGTGCCACAAGTGGGTCTTTAAAGAGCCTACAGAATGTGAACCGAATATCTCCAACTATTGGCAGAGTTCATTTGATGCT CTTCCTCCTGAGTGGACAGACCAGTTTGAGTCAGGCATTCAG ACCATAGCTGTAATTCAAGCTGGGCATGGCCTTCTCCAACTTGGTTCTTGCAAGATT ATTCCTGAAGACCTTCATTTTGTGCTTAGAATGAGACACACTTTTGAATCCCTTGGCTACCAATCTGGTTTCTACCTCTCCCAACTCTTTTCTTCAACAAGGAACACTTCCTCTTCTACTTCTGTTCCTTCAAAACCATCTAGCATTCCAGTTAGGCCACCTCCACTCTTCAACTGGGGTCAGAGGCCACTCACTTCTGCCACTTCCATGCTATCTTCACCTAATTTTCAACAACATGCAGCTAGACTTGGGTTCCCTAAAGATGAGGCAAACATGTTTCTGATTCCTCATGCATCATCTGAGAGTGCAAGAGTGGAGGACATGATGGGGGAGCATGAAAACGACATAAAATGGCCCAATGGCTTGTCTTTCTTCAATGCTCTCACCGGAAGAACAGATGATGCTAAGCTGTTGTTCAACCCTGATACATTGGGGAACAAACCAGGTGATCAAACTCAGCATCACCCTCTTACTCAAAATCCCAATTCAGATGGCTCCAACATGCAGAATGCTAATGCAACCAACCCAAATGAGTTCTTGAGCTTGGATAACAACCAAGATGATGCAAGGAAAATGGACAAGTTCAAGAGAAGCTTCACTCTACCTGCAAGAGTAGcctcatcatcttcatccactTCAATGGATCACCATCAAACACAAGGTGTGCAGTTTAGGAATTCAGAAGGAGCTATGTACCCGGATGTCATGGAAACCTTTTTGGAGTGA